The DNA window GACACTAGTGTGAGTTAGGACTCAAAAACCTTTGAAAAGTTCAGCAGAAAATTTAAGACGCTTTGGCGGTCACGGCGTCAGTTGCGGTTAAGATTTCCTTTTTCTCACCGCTAAAAAGACCGGTTGCCCCGTTGGCGTAATCTTTTGGCTGTTCTGTCATTCCTTCAGATTGTGCCTCAGCGGCGGTTTCATTTTCTGAAGTGATCGCTTTCTTATCAAAAGGATTGTCTTGATCGGGCAAGTTTGGTAGCAAATCAGCTGAAGTTTTGGCCATGTGCTGATACAGCTTACTGTAGTCCTTGCCTAGCGTTTCGAGTAATTCTGCGGTTTGGGCAAAATGATCCGCCAACTCTTGGCGCTGCTGTTCAAGAGCGTATTTTGCTACCTCCAGCTCCTTTTTGACCGATTTTTGTTTCTTGTATTCGGGGGTTGTCAGTCGAGAAATTACAACGCCGACAATTGCACCGACCAGCAAGCC is part of the Vibrio cidicii genome and encodes:
- the zapG gene encoding Z-ring associated protein ZapG: MPWMYAIVGLLVGAIVGVVISRLTTPEYKKQKSVKKELEVAKYALEQQRQELADHFAQTAELLETLGKDYSKLYQHMAKTSADLLPNLPDQDNPFDKKAITSENETAAEAQSEGMTEQPKDYANGATGLFSGEKKEILTATDAVTAKAS